The Corvus cornix cornix isolate S_Up_H32 chromosome 15, ASM73873v5, whole genome shotgun sequence genome includes the window aaaaaaaaaaatactggaaaagaaaagattttctgaaaaaattcagaGTTAGGATTCAGAAATGCCATGTTTCAGTCCTTTATGAGAGTTGTTATGTTACACTCCCTATCCTTCCATCTGGCCTGGGCTTTCAAACCATCCTTACCTGGGGGGATGCACTTGTATCTCCAAAGGAAAGGGGTTGTCCAAGGAGGATCAGGGGAAAATACACAGAGATACAGGGAAAAATCTAGAGACACAATACACAAACTCCCATGAGATAATGCTATAGCACTTCCAAAACaaaggttttgcttttcaagatgttttttattctacattgtttttcttctgaaaatttgaAGTGCTTTGTGGTAAATTCTGCTATCCTCCCCACcctatttttcttcattcctttgtAATGAAACAGCCACAATTTCTAACTAGGTCTACCTGGAACTGCTGGGGGATAAAGCACACAAAACAATGCCCTACCTATGCATCTACCTTGTTGCTTCTTCCGCTCTTTATGCAAAAGCTGATGCACCCACACATGCATGTACACATGCAGAAACACCTCAAAGTTCCctgctacttttatttttggcagTGAATTTCCAAGCTTCTCCCTCTCATTCTCCTTTAATCCCGTGCAGCTGCAATAGCCACCTATGGAGAGCAGGATTGTGGGCCTGTGCctcagcaggcagagagaagctgtgggtaATGTGCAGCATTTGTTTCTGTACAGAATACCCCTGCCCAGTTGCAGACGCTTTATTCCACACCAACACAGATGGATGACTGTGCCACTGTGCTTTCCTTTAGTAGTGCAATATAAATACCTGCAGGGCACAGATCTAATTGCCTTTGTTGTTCCTGATGAAGATAACTGCACCATACATACACTTTCCTTGCCAGCTCCTTTGCTTTCACTGAACCTCATTTGTGATGCCACAAATTATCACAGGCTTGAGCCAGATTTCCAGTGAAGCTCAGTGGGGGGTACAGCTGGTCCAAATGATGCTGTTTGTCTTTGTGCTTGTGTCTGCAGGAAGGTAGAATGGGGAAATGCTGTGCAGGGACTGGGACAGCGTGTGCTGGAGGGCTCAGGAAACCTTACAGCAGACCTGCATATtggcttgctgctgctgttttctagCCTGGATTTTGGCTTACATAGGAAAAACTATTCTTTCAAGTGCTAGGCAGCATGTTTTTGATAGCAAAGAGGGTCCTTCAAGAGCAGAAAGGCAAAACCTTCTATAAATATGGAAGttactctcttttttcttttcctgttctcccCTCCTAGCTGGGGGACTGAAGTTACCCCTGCTTGTTGTCAGACAAAtgcacagctcagtgctgggagcagcagctggggggaAACGATCGATGCCTGTATCCACagaagggctgggctgtgcaCCAGCTACCAAAGGAGGTGGTGGAAGACAAACCCTTGCTCCAAAATAGTGCCAGCCTGGCTCAAGCTGAGGTGAGGGTACAAtgcctgcactgcagcaggCTGAAAAGATCCTTGAAAAGAATCAAACCTTTGCTTGGCATTCTCTGGAGTTTACCCCCAGCAATGTATTGGTgagccaggctgctcagcagTATTGCCATCCAGCCCCAAATAACCCAAGCTCAGAGCTTGCAGGGACAGCTGTGTCATtgcctccctgctctgggacTTAGCTTAGCCCTTGTGGTAGAGAAAGACTCACCCTGAACTCCCCATCCAGGCAAAAAAAGGGGTATTTTCCCACTCAGTGTTCCTCGAGTCAAGGACTCATAATTGTGCAAAAAGGGGTTGTACTGAATTCCTACAGAACTTCTACTTTTTATACTCAATCAGAAGTTGGCTTTTCAGCAGGGGTAGGTTATCAGCAGAGGTGAGCCCATTtcccctcagctctggcagGTGGAGGTGCCCCAGGGCAGGCCCAgagccccatccccagcagcccccagcaggtgctgtccctgtgctggcgGCTCTGGCAGATGTTGGCCGGGCCCTTGCCAAGAGTGGGGCTCACTGGGGTCACCAACACAagtgttttattcctttcattACCACAACGCctagaaaaagagagaaaggcagaCATTATGCCcctctgaaagagaaattaacTCCGCTTTGAAGTGAGTtgcaaaacaagagaaaaaagaccCATGAAAGaaatcctgcagctctgagtgAGGCTGTGCCACGATGCTGTCCCCGTATGGCTGAGACAATGCATTGTCATCTCTCGCCTCAGGGCTGTTTGTGGCACAGTAAATGGAGCTGTTCACTTTAATTGGAAGATAAGCAGTGATTGTATGTTTGTAGCCTATTAGACCACGCTGCCTCTTGGTCTGGGATTGCACTTGGAAATACAGTCTGGAATATGAGTGAGGGCctcatttctgctctttccccccccacccccccatcTTGATTAAATAATGATTTGAAGCAAAAAATCCAATACATATCCTGGGTTCCCTTGAGGGCAGCAGTAGGTTCCCTGCTGAAAGCTGGATGAAGCACAGTTTACTGAGATTATTTCATTACTTATTAGGGGTTGTGTGTGGGGCAAAATCCAAATGTTCACATACAGCGAATTAGATTTGTGAAAGAACAGGCTCTTTTAAGCCACCCTAGAAAAGTAAAAAGCCATTAGAATTCAGAATCACCCAGAACGGTGTGATTCAATTGAGCTCTGTCCAGTGTTTTTAGATGTGGTATTCTGTTTCCATCCTGGGTGGCTGGCATGACTTTCAGAAACAGTAGAACAGGACCACAAGCAAAGCCAAGGTCATCCAATGGGGAATATGGGGAACTGGTCTGAGCAGACAGACAAGTTGAGCACCCTGAGACTTGTCCTGGCTCTTGCTGCAGGACAGAACCTCCCCCAGAGCCTGCAGAAACCTACAGGCTACAGCCTGCTGCCCCAGGATGGTGGGGCTGAGAAGTTGCTGTGTCTCCCCTGGCACCTCCCTTGCCCCATCCAGACCCTCCAGCCCTCATCTAGACTGTCAGCTTCATATTTCACTGATACCCACGCTGCCTCTTCCCAGGCATTGCTGCCACAGATGTTGAACTACAGAGGGGCTTGTTGATCTTCCCGGTCATTTGACAGGTTTTGTGATGTGCTGACAACAGTTGCTGCTTTGAAGGTAGATGTCAgccaaggcagagcagaagcaaGTATGCCAGGTCCCGGAGTTAGTCTGAAAAGCTGGTTTAGAAATGCCAAGAAACTGCTGTATTTCTTGGCAGAAATAAGGGCCTTTCAGTTTAAACTGGGAAGTAACAGAAGGAAGGTATTTCTGTGTGTGATGCTGGTGTCAGTGTCCCTTGGAGCAGCCCTGTGCCTACTCCAGGCTTATCCTacccctgcagccagggagtACCTCACGTGGTAGTTTCATGCCTGTAAGTGAAAGGCGGTGAAAAGCTGGTTGTCTCTGGGTTAGGATTCAGCTCGACTGCAAACCATAACCtatcttttaagaaaaatatctggTACCATATTTGAAAGTGAAATCCTCTATCTTCTGGAATGTGGCTGGGGCGAGTGCAGTGGTCCACAGCACAGAGGTCAGATCTCTTGGGGCTCTGGATGTGGCATCAGGGTTTCAGAAAGAACTGgtgaaaagcagagctggctaTTTGGCTCCCTTAGGCTCCTGTGATGTTCCAGTTTCTGCTGGAGTAAGCAAGGACTGGTAGAGAATTGCTAGAGCTAAGAAGAAGCAAGGAGCAGTACCAGATGCCGAAATGAGGACTTGCAATGAGGTCTCCACTCATTCCTAGTTGGGAACATTTGGGAGACATTTCTGCTCTGTCCAGGGCTTCTGCGTTGAAGGTGCAAGTTGGCTAATGAAGAAGGATCACTTCATTTCCCACATCTGCTGCTGGGTCTTCGGATTCCTCTGAGCTGGGACTGAGCATCACTTAGAAGTTAGTGTGGGGTGGAGATGGGGAACTCCATTATGGATTTGCTGGGATGAATCAATCCCTTATCCCAGAAGCAGTAATGCTTCTCTCCCTGGCAACGCAGAAAGTACTTGGAGATCCTCCAGCTCCAGGTATTTTCAGAGCACCAGAGTGTTGTGGGCAGTCATCCTTCTGCAGActgtgctgagagctgctgtgggtgtTGGTAGCTCTGCTCTGGTTTCAGTCACTGCTGGGTCAGCACCTGTGTCCAAGtcagctgtccctgtcccagttAGCACCTTGAACCGGGTCgagagcagctctccctggggaCACAGACTGAatgccacaggcaggagcatGGATATGGAGGCACCATCTGATAGGATGAAAGAAATCCATGTGAAACATGACACAGGCTGAGTCTGCAGCCTGTCTGAGGATGAAAAAGCCAGCCAGTCCAGAGCTAAACTTTCCAAAGGGACTGACCCTGTGCCTGCTGTGTGACAGCTGATCCAGgtctcctctgctgcctgagATAGCACCAACACTGCAATGTGTTTTTTTGGCTCAGAAGACCCGATATTGGTGAGGGCATGGCCCACGTCCCCAGTATGGAGAGCATGGCATAGATGGGGGCATTGTGTGCCCCAGAGTGTGGCAGAGTGTGGCATGAGGGCACGTGTTTGACAGAGCACGGCTTGCTGGGAACGTGTTTGGAGGACTATCCTGAGTGGGGGGAGCCAAACCTGTGTGTCCACACCCTGAGAACCCTGGACCAAACCTCCTGGGTGGGTTTGAGGAGAGCGGAGGCTCTTCGTGAAAGAGGAGGAGGCCACATGAGAGTGCAGATTATGTGCACGTGGCCCTAATTTTCACCCCATTGCAAGGGCAGATACTAGCATTAACATAGCCTCACTCCCAGTGCTGGCACATTCCTGAGCTGGCTCAGGTAAGTGCCAGTGGAGTTAAAGCTGaactttaaaatactgaaatggtGTAAATCCCCTTGGTGGTGCTCAGGGTCCCAGAAAATAGCCCTGCCCAGGTCAGCCTATGTGAGTTTGAGGTCCTTGCTTGCCGTTGTGTTCAGCAACCCAGCCAGGGTGTGGCTGGACCCCCTTGCAgaggctggcaggagcagggctgcaaTCCCCTTCCCCACAGGCCTCTGATAGACAGCATGGGCATACACTTTTCCTCCTCTATTCTTTTGCTTCTTCCCTCACTCGAGTTCCCTTTGTCATTTCCATGCAATCCGGTGGGATTTAGTGCAAGCTGTGACTTTTCAGCACAAGCCATCAGCCTCCAGGAACGGGCTGGACAGGCTAATTtaaagcagaaggaaacaaaaatgagtAATAAGGGAGACAAGTGAGCAGACAAAAAGCAGTTGTGACATTTGCATAGAGGAGGCAGCAAACAGTTGGCAGTGTGGATTGAAGAGAGGGTTTAtgttttttcatgtaatttGAGACTCTAATGATGGACTTATGTTGCCcgctcttccttttttcttacaCCTTACCTACTAAAGGAGGAGTTCTTGATGGGTAAGTGGATGCTATCCGCAAGACACCAGGGAATTTATTAGAGGTCACTTGAGCACATTAGCTATATCTTCTTCAGGGGGTAAAAAGCACACAAAGAAGTATCTGtatactttttatttccaaagggatttttcttttttccctcaccctcttttttcttttttttcctttttttctttttttaaaatttcaaagtgATAAACTTGTGTATTTGGCAGTTTTTGCTTTGTACAGAAGCCCttaatttgatttgatttggtTTATTGTTGCTTATTTTAGTGACATTTGTCCAGCCACTTtaagaaagcttaaaaaaattcactcatctatgtttttgtttcatttttgttttctttgcaaggaTTATGTAGGTTTTTTATACGTATatacctccttttttttcctccttccctctttaAGGTTAAATAAGGGCTTTGTCctctgttacatttttttatttagttagttagttattttaattctttggtTGCCCGCTTACTTTGTTGAACTCTTTTGTTTAACATGAACCGCATGCTGATACTCTTTGCATGATCTCTAAAGTTTCCCGTTATTATAGCAGGGGGAAAATAAGTTTCTTCTTACTGTGGATTTCTTTTAGGGAtatgtgcttttgttttcttctcctttcttctttttttttctttctttcttactttgtttcttttctttcctttccttttgtttcagtGCATCATGATGGTAaaatttctgggtttatttggaaaaaaaaaaaaaagagcaaagtaaaaccaaaaacaacccccccaaaaaaccatTCAAACAATGCCAAAtggcttttctgctttcagatcTCTCAGTCAGGGTCTTCTGCTGACCTCTTTACCAAAACAGACAGCCCGCCTGGCAACCTAGACAGCCAGAATGGAGAGTATCATGAATATGACTCAGGAAACGAtacttcctcccctccctccactCAAACGAGCTCATCCAGGTCAAAGGACAGCCAGGAGAAAAGAAGTCTAGTCCATGATGACTTTGGCCATGCCTTCTCGTCCGGGAAGCCCAAACTGGCCAACAGCGATAACAGCTCTGATTCAGGAAATTCCTTCACCAGTTGCTTTTCCCAGACCAAGGGAACAGCTTTGGAAAATCTGTCTCCAGATGCCCAGGGACAAGACCGAAGGTCAGTGATTACCAGtagctgctgcaggcagcccaaCACCTGGTACATTGTTGCTCTGTGTCTCCTGCCTGCTCGCCAGTTGCCGTGgtgagctggcagggagctttctgtgctctggagGCAGGCAGGTACCAATCAGACCCACGGTCTTGCCAGTCTGGAGTCCAGAACCCAGCAAGGACCAGTACTGTAGCCTGAGAAGGAAGATAAAACCCAGCCATCACATGCCTGGACATTGCTTGTGTCAGTGCTTTGGCATTACTGTGGCTAATGCAGGGTTTGGGCCTGGGTCAAGCTGTGTCCACAGCGTatccctgctcagctgggcaTGGCCACATCAAAAAAAAGTTCCTGGCCCTTCTGGGCACAATCTGAAAGGGGCATCTGGGGGTTGCCATGTTAATTCTCCCCCTCTGCCTactgtggggaagggaagtgGGGCTTGTTTTCACTAGGATCGTTATGGGCTGTTCTTTCACCTGTCCAATGAGCCAAATCCAGCGTGCCCCTTCCCCTTCACAGCTCATCCAGCACAGGTCCAGGGTGACAAGATAGCATCTCCTGCCAGTGGGGAGCATAGGGAGGGGCAAGTACTTAGCTGGCTCAGGATAACACAGTagcagctctgcactggggccACAGGGCATCGAGCCACCACCCACTGCCACAGGTCATTTTCAGGAGAGGGGAGTAGCTTCCAGCCTCCATCACTGTCTCCCTTTCCTGGGGGTTTGCCAGGGGATGTTGGGAATGAGGGCACTAAAGCATGGTGGCTGGtacccagggctgtgctcaggcagTGGTTGTAGGGAGCTCTTCCAGCTCAGGCCCTTGGGTCCTAAAGGCTGAAAGTTAGAGCCAGGACATGCTTTGGAGCACTGAATGTGACAGGAGGGAGCCAAGGGAATGGGTGTTAGTAAGAACAAGCCTCATTTTTCAGTCAGAGGGTAAAATTTTAGGTCTGTATGTACTTTTCACATGGTGACTCCAGTGGGATAACTCTGCCTTCACATGGGTGGAGCTGGGATTGCAgctggccctggctgctgggaggctGCCTGGCTGCTAGGCTCTGACCCCAGTTCATTCCCAGAGCACTtctggaagaggaggaattCACACAGCGCTGTCCAAAGGCAACAGGACATGCTTGCTCAGTGCCCACTcatgctgctccacagccaggctggagtACAGCCCTTGCCCTGCCatgctctgcctttcccttACCCCAGCACTTCTTACCTCACTCCCTGCCCAGGACCAGCACTGCTTGCTGGCCTGacccaggctctgccagccagACACCTCTGGTGTGTTGGGCATGGGGCAGatgagctgctgcttgtgccACCTGAGAGCTCTTCCACACCTCTTCTTCCTGGCAGAGCCCAGAGGGTGAGCTCTTGGACTCTGACCCACACACATAGGGTCTCCTGCAACAGCAGTCTGGGGAGCTGAGAGGTCTTTTTAACCTCCAGTTAGGGAATGGAAGGATGGGAATTATTTTTGCTGGAACATGGTGCTCCCCTCAGCCAGGGACCAGTCCCAGTTCAGCCACAGCTTTAAAAAGTGTTCAAATATATGTTCACAGAGCGTGCCTGTCCTCATGTCTCAGTTATTCAGAGGAGAAGAAGCAAAACTTCCTCCCATCCCCATCTCACAGCTCCCCGCTCAGGCCTGGCTCTCGCAGCGAGTCCCACACCAGCACGGGCAGATCCTCCCCTCGCTCCAGCCGTTCCCGCTCTTCACACCACACCTCTCCCAGGTACTCCCGAAGCAGGTCCTGCTCCTCGGGAAAGAGGTAAGGCCAGCTGAGACAGCTGTCTCTGTGACCCTGGGCAATGTGTAGCTCTTGCCAGCTCCCTTGCAGGGGGAGGTGTAAGAGTTTGGGGGTGCCTAGGGATCCACAAGGCTTGGGGGGAacatgcagagctgtgctgagacCCTGGTGAATGGGACATCTCTTCCTCCTCATGATTTGGATTAGTCTGGTACAGCCTCACCCTCCCGCATCTTTAACTCTTTTATGTTTCTTTCCTGTCTCCAGGTCTTTCTCACGTTCCCCCAGCTATTCCTCCAAATCCTGCAAAAAAAGTCCTGGGAGTAGAAGTTCAAGGCCTCGCCGGAGCCCCAGTTACTTCCGCTACAGCCATAGCAGGTACAGCTGTCTACTCATGTGATATTTGCTGTCCACTCGTGGTATCTGCTGCCTCACACTTTCCCCCTGTCTCCGCCACTGTCATGCTGGTGTGAGTGATGGGCAGATCCCTAGGCTCCAGCTGGGTCTGCCCATGGCTTTCACTGcccacacagccagcagcccctgcagcagggctgcagcccctgtCAGAGAGGGATCTGATTGCAGGAAGGAAAGACACTCTACTTTTTAGAGTCACAGCTCTGACAAAGAGTTGTCAGGCCctggaaggtgcccctgctGTGAGGGCAGATGCCAGGTACCCTCAGGCTGGCACTCACAGCCTTGCAGAGGGAAACACAGTCCAGGCACCTCTACTCCCTCCACAAACTACAGAAAACAGTCTCACAGCTCAGCCCTAGAGAAGCCTTTGCCAGGTTTTCCTGGTAGCATCTCTGCTGCCGTGAACATTTTGCAACCTCAAAATCTTACATTCCCAGGGTCGATTCTTGCAGGCTTTGACAATCCCTGTGCTGGTGAGGAGAACACTTCCTGCATGCAGGGATCAGGCAGGCCCTTAACCTGTAATGTGTTGCTTTGCAGATGGCACTGAGCAGGGTGTATGAAGTTTGCCACACTGCACAGAAGGGCCTGTGCTGATGTGTATGGGAATTTAACAAAAAACTATAGCAACACTGGCACTCCTTCTGGCAAGGCTTGCGGAGCCCTGCAGGGCTACCAGGCCCTTGGCTCATGTGGGGCCTGCttgcagggctgttcctgccAGCTCTAGCAGCACGGCCAGCAAGAGCTAAATACAGACTGCACCCACAGACACAGGTCCCTGGAAGCCATCTTAGCTTGGAAGTGCAAAGCCACTGGAAGACACTGCTGGAACCCCTGGATGCAATTAGTGGTGTCCATCTGTCCAGTCTGTTTGTCCAACTATGTGAGTGCTCAGGGGTGATGCCACCAGAGCACTTAGAGTGGTCCCTTTTGGAGCTGAGCGTACTCTGCTCATCTGTGCCTTCGTAGGTCATTGCCTCCCCATCCCTGACCCACCCCACAAAACCCCTGCAGTGACAGTTCCCATGCTGTGCCATTCCCAGGGACCGCGAGCGGGAGCAcaagcacagctccagtgaGAAGGAATCGCACCGGGACCGcgagcggcagcggcggcgccgCTCCTATTCCCCCCTAAGGAAACGCCGGAGAGACTCTCCCAGCCACCTCGAAGCTCGGCGCATCACAAGGCAAGGGGATGCTGTCCCATCCTTTGGAGACAAGCTCAGCTGGCTCTTCCCGGGGGGATGTGGGCTGTCCTTGGGTCCCAGCCCTTGCCAGAGGAGGTTTCTCCTGGAGACCGGTTTCCCTGAGCCTGATCAGCAGGCCCTTCCACCCCTCCTCTAGAGCTTGGGGATTtccagctggaggcagagggaggatggggggggggggagggggtagGGAGTGGGGGGAGTGTCTCAATTTACAgtagctgaaggaaaaaagaagatgaagtcAGAGCAGGGACTCAGGTGCCAGGAGCATTCCCTCacaggttttttatttcaccCTGCCCTGCGGTAGATGTCCCACACTGGAGAGAGTCAAATATTGACTCTAACCTTCATGCACAGGGCTCTTTGGGACAACATCAAGTAGAGTCCAGCAGACTTAGTGGCTGGGACattccccagggctgtggggatgggTGGTTTGAATCCGAAGGCCCGTCGGCTACtgatctcttttttcttttaagcaaacACAGTCACATTTTTGGGAGTATTATGCAGAGTAGACAGTGCTTTTTGGAGATTTCGGCAGTAAGTCTGTCCTTGTGTTGCCGGTAACCCACATCTCTCTGTCCCCACAGTGCCCGCAAACGCCCCATCCCCTACTACCgtcccagcccctcctcctccagcagcgCCAGCAGCTATTCTTCCTGGGACAGCAGCTTTAGCCGCTCCCCGAGCCGCAGCCGGAGCTACTCCAGCTACCGGACGAGCCGGAGCCgaagctggagcagcagcagcagcgccgaCGGCAGGAGTCGCAGCCGGAGCTCGGGCCCCAGGAGCAGCcgcagcaggagcaggagctaTGACTCAGGAGCCAGCTCCGACAGCCTGCGTCGTTAGGGAGTGCCACTGCTGGCTGACACCGGGTGCCGGCGTCACTGCCACATTCCTGGcattctctgcttccttcccacCTAACTGGCCATCGATAGCGATCATCCCCGATACTGACGTGGTGGCGTTGCCGGGTCCCCCTTCCCCGGTTCAGAGTAAGAGCCCTGGAGCGCCTGGTGCAGCCCCTTCGCCCCAGCGTGGAGTGGGTGGATCAGTCCCAGCTCCCCAGGCCAGGCTGTAAGAAGGGTCGGTGCTTTATAGAGGGTCTGTCACGAAAGACCTGTTCCATCCTCCCTGATGCTCCTATCTCcccattgctgctgctctccaaagCACTATCAGTGGGTCCAAAGAAATGAATTCTGCTCCTCGCTCTTCTGACAAA containing:
- the SRRM4 gene encoding serine/arginine repetitive matrix protein 4 isoform X1 encodes the protein MAGVQQGEKQLFEKFWRGTFKAVATPRPESIIVASITARKPLPSGTLSCLPYPAEDRRPEKLSSCVVREPSSTNGCVKGRERWDHAHRRSRSPSCGGERPLLARGKKKKKKSGRKKRRRSPSYSPSPVKKKKKKSSKKRKRNRLSSKKRRHSSSSPKSKRKEERKHKKHSRGRTRKSHRHRRCHSRSESFDSHSPSCRSRHRARSREEGRKTWRRHSWHHSKITAKRSSSAEVQASQKASQTLPLYNFLSSKEVISQSGSSADLFTKTDSPPGNLDSQNGEYHEYDSGNDTSSPPSTQTSSSRSKDSQEKRSLVHDDFGHAFSSGKPKLANSDNSSDSGNSFTSCFSQTKGTALENLSPDAQGQDRRACLSSCLSYSEEKKQNFLPSPSHSSPLRPGSRSESHTSTGRSSPRSSRSRSSHHTSPRYSRSRSCSSGKRSFSRSPSYSSKSCKKSPGSRSSRPRRSPSYFRYSHSRDREREHKHSSSEKESHRDRERQRRRRSYSPLRKRRRDSPSHLEARRITSARKRPIPYYRPSPSSSSSASSYSSWDSSFSRSPSRSRSYSSYRTSRSRSWSSSSSADGRSRSRSSGPRSSRSRSRSYDSGASSDSLRR
- the SRRM4 gene encoding serine/arginine repetitive matrix protein 4 isoform X4 produces the protein MAGVQQGEKQLFEKFWRGTFKAVATPRPESIIVASITARKPLPSGTLSCLPYPAEDRRPEKLSSCVVREPSSTNGCVKGRERWDHAHRRSRSPSCGGERPLLARGKKKKKKSGRKKRRRSPSYSPSPVKKKKKKSSKKRKRNRLSSKKRRHSSSSPKSKRKEERKHKKHSRGRTRKSHRHRRCHSRSESFDSHSPSCRSRHRARSREEGRKTWRRHSWHHSKITAKRSSSAEVQASQKASQTLPLYNFLSSKEVISQSGSSADLFTKTDSPPGNLDSQNGEYHEYDSGNDTSSPPSTQTSSSRSKDSQEKRSLVHDDFGHAFSSGKPKLANSDNSSDSGNSFTSCFSQTKGTALENLSPDAQGQDRSSPLRPGSRSESHTSTGRSSPRSSRSRSSHHTSPRYSRSRSCSSGKRSFSRSPSYSSKSCKKSPGSRSSRPRRSPSYFRYSHSRDREREHKHSSSEKESHRDRERQRRRRSYSPLRKRRRDSPSHLEARRITSARKRPIPYYRPSPSSSSSASSYSSWDSSFSRSPSRSRSYSSYRTSRSRSWSSSSSADGRSRSRSSGPRSSRSRSRSYDSGASSDSLRR
- the SRRM4 gene encoding serine/arginine repetitive matrix protein 4 isoform X2, with the translated sequence MAGVQQGEKQLFEKFWRGTFKAVATPRPESIIVASITARKPLPSGTLSCLPYPAEDRRPEKLSSCVVREPSSTNGCVKGRERWDHAHRRSRSPSCGGERPLLARGKKKKKKSGRKKRRRSPSYSPSPVKKKKKKSSKKRKRNRLSSKKRRHSSSSPKSKRKEERKHKKHSRGRTRKSHRHRRCHSRSESFDSHSPSCRSRARSREEGRKTWRRHSWHHSKITAKRSSSAEVQASQKASQTLPLYNFLSSKEVISQSGSSADLFTKTDSPPGNLDSQNGEYHEYDSGNDTSSPPSTQTSSSRSKDSQEKRSLVHDDFGHAFSSGKPKLANSDNSSDSGNSFTSCFSQTKGTALENLSPDAQGQDRRACLSSCLSYSEEKKQNFLPSPSHSSPLRPGSRSESHTSTGRSSPRSSRSRSSHHTSPRYSRSRSCSSGKRSFSRSPSYSSKSCKKSPGSRSSRPRRSPSYFRYSHSRDREREHKHSSSEKESHRDRERQRRRRSYSPLRKRRRDSPSHLEARRITSARKRPIPYYRPSPSSSSSASSYSSWDSSFSRSPSRSRSYSSYRTSRSRSWSSSSSADGRSRSRSSGPRSSRSRSRSYDSGASSDSLRR
- the SRRM4 gene encoding serine/arginine repetitive matrix protein 4 isoform X3 — protein: MAGVQQGEKQLFEKFWRGTFKAVATPRPESIIVASITARKPLPSGTLSCLPYPAEDRRPEKLSSCVVREPSSTNGCVKGRERWDHAHRRSRSPSCGGERPLLARGKKKKKKSGRKKRRRSPSYSPSPVKKKKKKSSKKRKRNRLSSKKRRHSSRGRTRKSHRHRRCHSRSESFDSHSPSCRSRHRARSREEGRKTWRRHSWHHSKITAKRSSSAEVQASQKASQTLPLYNFLSSKEVISQSGSSADLFTKTDSPPGNLDSQNGEYHEYDSGNDTSSPPSTQTSSSRSKDSQEKRSLVHDDFGHAFSSGKPKLANSDNSSDSGNSFTSCFSQTKGTALENLSPDAQGQDRRACLSSCLSYSEEKKQNFLPSPSHSSPLRPGSRSESHTSTGRSSPRSSRSRSSHHTSPRYSRSRSCSSGKRSFSRSPSYSSKSCKKSPGSRSSRPRRSPSYFRYSHSRDREREHKHSSSEKESHRDRERQRRRRSYSPLRKRRRDSPSHLEARRITSARKRPIPYYRPSPSSSSSASSYSSWDSSFSRSPSRSRSYSSYRTSRSRSWSSSSSADGRSRSRSSGPRSSRSRSRSYDSGASSDSLRR